The following proteins are encoded in a genomic region of Phragmites australis chromosome 9, lpPhrAust1.1, whole genome shotgun sequence:
- the LOC133928494 gene encoding E3 ubiquitin-protein ligase UPL6-like isoform X4 has product MEHLDSASALEQVLMLVASHVGHHPCCPIVDPRWSFSSQLLSIPSLWHRLPYLKMVFSVNGLGKYYFHQIACFLPSLADVLPNDISANHPGYACVLANILEAATWILSDAKFTSDTVGVADIIAVSTSLLDALPTILPPTERVDDDDDMPMDVDVKNGLDIDLERQITAAIDSKLLEHLVNALFRGTLSTNHSYLTGPSDAEVEAIGSICAFLHVTFNTFPLERIMTVLAYRTEIVPALWSFIKRCHDNRRWPYFSKFVSSLPADAPGWLLPVSVFCPIYKHMLKIIDNGEFYEQEKPLSLKDLKSLVLILKQALWQLLWVIPPTSTQKVLPNPSGLKKLSVENVKTRARVGLSELLTQLQDWNNRLPFTSASDFYSQDATSENFVSQAILGNTRASEIIKLAPFLAPFTSRVKIFTSQLVNSRQSTTSHSALTRHRFKIRRSRLLEDAFDQLRLLSEEDIKGPIRVAFINEHGEEEAGIDGGGIFKDFMENITRAAFDVQYGLFKETTDHLLYPNPGSGLVHEQHLQYFNFLGSLLGKAMYEGVLVDLPFATFFLSKLKQKYNFLNDLPSLDPELYRHLLFLKHYNGDISKLELYFVIVNNEYGEQCEEELLPGGRDMRVTNDNVITFIHLVANHRLNYQIRAQSTHFLRGFQQLIPKDWIDMFNEHEIQVLISGSLESLDIDDLRSNTNYSAGYHPDHELIEMFWEVLKSFSLDNQKKFLKFVTGCSRGPLLGFQYLEPKFCIQRAGVPGMEGHADRLPTSATCMNLLKLPPYKTKEQLQTKLLYAINSEAGFDLS; this is encoded by the exons ATGGAGCATCTTGATAGTGCATCTGCGCTGGAGCAAGTTCTCATGCTTGTTGCTTCACATGTTGGCCATCATCCATGTTGTCCGATAGTGGATCCAAGATGGAGTTTCTCCTCTCAGCTTCTATCCATTCCTTCTCTATGGCATCGTTTGCCGTACCTCAAGATG GTTTTCTCAGTTAACGGACTCGGCAAGTATTATTTCCATCAAATAGCTTGTTTTTTGCCCAGTCTTGCTGATGTTCTTCCAAACGATATATCAGCTAATCATCCAGGATATGCGTGTGTCCTTGCAAATATTCTTGAAGCTGCAACATGGATTTTGTCTGATGCAAAGTTTACTTCTGACACAGTAGGT GTGGCAGACATCATTGCTGTTTCTACGTCGTTGTTGGATGCATTGCCAACAATCCTACCACCTACTGAAA GGGTAGATGACGATGATGACATGCCCATGGATGTTGATGTAAAAAATGGTCTTGATATTGATTTGGAAAGACAGATAACTGCAGCAATTGATTCAAAGCTACTTGAACATTTG GTGAATGCGCTCTTCAGAGGTACATTAAGCACAAACCATTCTTATCTTACTGGACCGTCGGATGCTGAGGTGGAAGCTATAGGATCTATATGTGCTTTCCTTCATGTCACATTCAACACATTCCCTTTAGAGCGAATAATGACTGTGCTGGCCTACCGGACCGAAATTGTTCCTGCACTGTGGAGTTTTATAAAACGATGCCATGATAACCGAAGATGGCCATATTTTTCCAAGTTTGTGTCTTCATTGCCTGCAGATGCTCCTGGTTGGCTCCTGCCCGTGTCTGTATTCTGCCCCATATACAA GCACATGTTGAAGATCATTGATAACGGGGAATTTTATGAACAGGAGAAACCTCTTTCACTTAAAGATTTGAAGTCCTTGGTTCTCATTTTAAAGCAG GCTTTATGGCAACTTCTGTGGGTTATTCCTCCCACTTCTACTCAGAAAGTGTTACCCAACCCTTCAGGCCTTAAGAAACTGTCAGTTGAGAATGTCAAGACCAGAGCTAGAGTTGGGTTATCTGAACTGCTCACACAG TTGCAAGATTGGAACAATCGACTCCCATTCACTTCTGCAAGTGATTTCTATTCTCAAGATGCAACAAGTGAAAATTTTGTCTCTCAG GCAATACTTGGTAATACTCGAGCATCAGAGATTATAAAGCTTGCTCCCTTTTTGGCGCCATTTACCAGTAGAGTCAAAATATTCACT TCTCAATTGGTAAATTCTAGACAATCAACGACGTCTCATTCTGCATTGACAAGACATCGATTCAAAATAAGAAGAAGTCGACTTCTGGAAGATGCTTTTGATCAGCTAAGATTGCTTTCTGAAGAAGATATAAAAGGACCG ATTCGAGTTGCATTTATTAATGAgcatggtgaggaagaggctggCATTGATGGTGGTGGAATTTTCAAAGATTTCATGGAAaatatcactcgagctgctttTGATGTACAATACGGTCTATTCAAG GAAACAACTGATCATCTTCTGTACCCAAACCCTGGATCAGGATTGGTTCATGAACAGCATCTACAATATTTCAATTTTCTTGGAAGTCTCCTTGGGAAG GCAATGTATGAGGGCGTACTTGTTGACTTGCCATTTGCAACATTCTTCTTGAGCAAGTTGAAACAgaa GTACAATTTTTTAAATGATCTGCCTTCATTGGATCCAGAATTGTATCGgcatcttttatttttaaag CATTACAATGGTGATATCTCAAAATTGGAGCTGTACTTTGTTATTGTAAATAATGAATATGGTGAACAATGTGAAGAAGAACTTCTCCCTGGTGGGAGAGACATGCGTGTTACTAATGATAATGTTATTACTTTTATCCATCTTGTCGCCAACCATCGGTTAAACTATCAG ATCCGCGCACAAAGTACACACTTCTTGCGAGGTTTTCAACAGCTTATACCAAAAGACTGGATCGATATGTTCAATGAACATGAAATTCAG GTTCTCATATCTGGCTCTTTAGAAAGCTTGGATATCGATGACTTGCGGTCAAACACCAACTATTCTGCAGGATATCATCCA GACCATGAGCTTATTGAGATGTTTTGGGAGGTCTTAAAGAGCTTCAGTTTGGATAATCAGAAAAAGTTTCTTAAGTTTGTGACTGGATGTTCTCGTGGCCCACTCCTTGGATTTCAGTACCTCGAACCAAAATTTTGCATTCAAAG AGCTGGTGTTCCAGGCATGGAGGGGCATGCAGACCGCTTGCCTACATCGGCTACCTGCATGAACCTCCTGAAGCTCCCCCCTTATAAAAC CAAGGAGCAGTTGCAAACCAAATTGTTGTATGCGATAAATTCAGAAGCTGGTTTTGATCTAAGTTAA